A stretch of the Arvicanthis niloticus isolate mArvNil1 chromosome 17, mArvNil1.pat.X, whole genome shotgun sequence genome encodes the following:
- the Spata3 gene encoding spermatogenesis-associated protein 3, translating to MKQRPGEQPSRAPKEEKIEEQPETPSQSVSGRGRVLLIRKFFKQEGSYKTLPDDPQATDYQSSCSSVRPPLKRTGDSLADNPEAPAAKRRRAEMPQFSGLKEKDLLDCEAPWAPQGTSGSEAAEIAELISEPGKQLLLVLCHASALDTQLPRLQLLLQQVRLQDHRPPAALVGILVQPRPDEEAESRRRLGDLLHNVFSSDNPGVEVHTAVFCPSRTQGVLDVQRAASQGCMAPLVDRQTQTDENLQGNTAFPVTLVLQALGTVVVALGALGVAYFMAESL from the exons ATGAAACAGAGGCCTGGGGAGCAGCCCTCAAGGGCCCCAAAGGAGGAAAAGATCGAGGAGCAGCCAGAGACCCCAAGTCAGTCCGTTTCAGGCCGCGGTCGGGTGCTGTTAATAAGAAAGTTCTTCAAGCAGGAAGGAAGCTACAAGACCCTGCCCGATGACCCCCAAGCAACAGACTACCAAAGTAGTTGCAGCAGTGTCAGGCCGCCACTCAAGCGCACTGGCGACAGCTTGGCGGACAACCCCGAAGCCCCGGCCGCCAAGCGGCGGCGAGCAGAGATGCCGCAGTTCTCGGGTCTCAAGGAAAAGGACTTGCTCGATTGCGAGGCGCCTTGGGCTCCACAAGGAACCTCCGGCTCGGAGGCGGCTGAGATCGCCGAGCTAATCTCGGAGCCCGGCAAGCAGTTGCTCTTGGTGCTGTGCCACGCGTCGGCGCTGGACACGCAGCTGCCGCGACTTCAGCTGCTCCTGCAGCAGGTACGGCTCCAGGACCATCGCCCGCCAGCCGCGCTCGTCGGGATCCTGGTGCAGCCGCGGCCGGATGAGGAGGCCGAGTCGCGCCGCCGTCTGGGAGACCTGCTACACAACGTCTTCTCTTCAGACAACCCAGGGGTCGAGGTGCACACAGCAGTGTTCTGTCCCAGCCGCACCCAGGGTGTCCTGGACGTCCAGCGCGCTGCCAGTCAAGGGTGCATGGCCCCCCTAGTGGATCGCCAGACCCAAACGGATG AAAACCTTCAAGGAAATACTGCATTTCCCGTAACTCTCGTGCTTCAAGCTCTCGGAACTGTTGTTGTGGCTCTGGGAGCCCTGGGAGTTGCCTACTTCATGGCTGAATCCTTGTGA